A DNA window from Rhizobium sp. NXC14 contains the following coding sequences:
- a CDS encoding MBL fold metallo-hydrolase, translating to MSDLGKEYRIAGATVRKVQEQYLHNVPPSFLYPTAGSEEIKAVEPRLSAVDMEEGRDALVVSIHSWLVMTPDHVILIDTGSGNDKERPRNPAFHQQTIPFLDRLRQAGVEPEDVDFVINTHLHVDHSGWNTVLEDGRWTPTFKNARYVFPRAEQEYYASTASHNDVNIPSAGVYEDSVRPVIEAGLADVIDGAGGPFLDRFTFLPTPGHSIGHMSVLLEADNQAAIFAGDVTHHPIQVERPDLNTVFCEFLDQAAQSRRRVLELAADNRALYFSTHFPGSSAGYVTRDGEKFRWSYV from the coding sequence ATGAGCGATCTTGGAAAGGAATATCGTATTGCCGGCGCGACAGTGAGAAAAGTGCAGGAGCAGTATCTGCACAACGTCCCGCCCTCGTTTCTCTACCCGACTGCCGGATCTGAAGAGATCAAGGCTGTCGAGCCGCGGCTTTCCGCCGTCGATATGGAAGAGGGCCGCGATGCCCTTGTCGTGAGCATTCACAGCTGGCTTGTCATGACGCCCGACCACGTCATCCTCATCGACACGGGTTCGGGTAACGACAAGGAAAGACCGCGCAATCCCGCCTTCCATCAGCAGACCATTCCGTTTCTCGACAGGCTGCGTCAGGCGGGTGTAGAGCCCGAAGATGTCGACTTCGTCATAAATACCCATCTTCACGTTGATCATTCCGGCTGGAATACCGTGCTCGAGGACGGAAGATGGACCCCCACTTTCAAAAATGCGCGTTACGTCTTCCCGCGCGCCGAGCAGGAATATTACGCGTCGACGGCGAGCCACAACGACGTCAACATTCCGAGTGCCGGCGTCTATGAAGACAGCGTGCGGCCTGTGATTGAGGCGGGGCTTGCCGATGTCATCGACGGCGCAGGTGGTCCTTTCCTGGATCGATTTACCTTCCTGCCGACGCCTGGCCACAGCATCGGCCATATGTCCGTTCTGCTCGAAGCGGACAATCAAGCGGCAATCTTCGCGGGAGATGTCACGCACCATCCGATCCAGGTGGAGCGGCCCGACCTCAACACGGTCTTCTGCGAATTCCTGGATCAGGCTGCCCAGTCGAGACGCCGTGTCCTCGAACTGGCAGCCGATAATCGCGCCCTGTACTTCTCCACCCATTTCCCCGGTTCGTCTGCCGGATATGTCACCCGCGACGGCGAAAAATTCAGGTGGTCCTATGTCTAA
- a CDS encoding alpha/beta fold hydrolase translates to MSKNNLASSAFDRGEIVFEEHYIDSGTEGIKLYLRNKRKKGHEDFLAQKTIVMVHGATFSSGSLYDVPFNGMSFIDFLAHRGFDVFAVDVRGYGKSTRPPEMQANPDLNLPLVATDTGVADFATAVDFVLRLRGLRAVNVFAMSWGGTVAGAYAARNPDKVVKLALLAPQWLSDVPIPIDQGGALGSYRLVPVHAALARWLGTAPEYARERLVPEGWFDLWAELTLSEETSQADRELGRLRATNGPIQDIRTYWRAGNPYYRPSEIRAPVLLLHGEWDIDVPLDLARAYFEQLTGASYRRWVEIGEATHLALMECHRMQAYSEIAHFFDEAFKPE, encoded by the coding sequence ATGTCTAAGAACAATCTTGCATCTTCAGCTTTTGACCGCGGCGAGATCGTATTCGAGGAGCATTACATCGATAGCGGAACCGAAGGCATCAAGCTCTATCTCCGCAATAAGCGAAAGAAGGGGCACGAAGACTTTCTCGCGCAGAAAACAATCGTGATGGTGCATGGGGCGACCTTCTCGTCCGGAAGTCTCTACGACGTACCCTTCAACGGGATGTCCTTCATCGACTTCCTCGCTCATCGCGGCTTCGATGTCTTTGCGGTCGATGTCCGGGGCTATGGAAAATCAACCCGCCCGCCGGAAATGCAGGCGAACCCCGACCTCAACCTGCCGCTTGTCGCCACCGACACCGGCGTCGCCGATTTCGCAACGGCTGTCGATTTCGTTCTCCGGCTTCGCGGCCTGAGGGCCGTCAACGTCTTCGCAATGTCGTGGGGCGGTACCGTTGCCGGCGCATATGCTGCGCGCAACCCAGACAAGGTCGTCAAGCTGGCACTGCTCGCGCCGCAATGGCTGAGTGACGTTCCCATCCCCATCGATCAGGGTGGCGCCCTCGGCTCCTACAGGCTTGTTCCGGTCCATGCGGCCCTGGCGCGCTGGCTGGGCACCGCACCCGAATACGCGCGTGAACGTCTCGTGCCCGAGGGCTGGTTCGACCTCTGGGCCGAATTGACCCTCTCGGAGGAGACGTCGCAGGCCGACAGGGAGTTAGGCAGACTGCGAGCCACCAACGGGCCGATCCAGGACATCCGAACCTATTGGAGAGCTGGAAACCCCTATTATCGGCCGAGCGAGATTCGCGCGCCGGTGCTGCTGTTACACGGCGAATGGGACATCGATGTTCCGCTTGACCTGGCACGGGCCTATTTCGAGCAACTGACCGGCGCCTCCTACAGGCGATGGGTAGAAATCGGGGAGGCAACGCATCTCGCCCTCATGGAGTGCCACCGCATGCAGGCCTATTCCGAGATCGCCCACTTCTTCGATGAAGCATTCAAACCGGAATAG